From a single Pyxicephalus adspersus chromosome 11, UCB_Pads_2.0, whole genome shotgun sequence genomic region:
- the LOC140341328 gene encoding B-cell receptor CD22-like isoform X2 encodes MGSCVEIPCTVKTSATEPKNTMVVWHIVGAFFGKRIIYSSNPSEISANYRNRAALIGNPEDSCTLRIHNVGSKDMRAYYPADRKLPADRKVSEYVQLQVTDVPPRPVMSLPEEIIIGRPTPITCSVNHTCATSPPSLNWNLPGWPVKENNIDHGEGNWLAMSELTYQPFLEENGSTILCIATFPNGQISRIRAQLIIKGGNTLNRKTSGQELLLQACRLLNFKDTGYKDLIEKEKTMYCVLEPKNRMAISAPNNQSSTSKNVLIQGENNLKQAEYANIYETLT; translated from the exons ATGGGCTCTTGTGTGGAAATTCCCTGCACTGTCAAAACATCGGCTACAGAACCAAAGAATACCATGGTGGTCTGGCACATTGTGGGGGCTTTCTTTGGTAAAAGGATTATTTACAGCTCAAATCCCTCTGAAATATCGGCAAATTATAGAAATCGAGCGGCACTTATAGGCAATCCGGAAGACAGCTGCACTCTCAGAATTCATAATGTAGGAAGCAAAGATATGAGGGCATATTATCCAGCCGATAGGAAGTTACCAGCTGACAGAAAGGTTTCCGAGTATGTTCAGTTACAGGTTACag ATGTTCCACCTCGACCAGTGATGTCCTTACCTGAGGAGATAATTATAGGAAGGCCAACCCCGATCACGTGTTCCGTAAATCATACCTGTGCCACCAGTCCACCTTCTCTGAATTGGAACCTCCCAGGGTGGCCTGTGAAGGAGAATAACATAGACCATGGAGAAGGGAATTGGTTGGCAATGTCTGAACTAACTTATCAAccatttttagaagaaaatggGTCAACCATCCTGTGTATAGCAACATTCCCTAATGGGCAAATAAGTAGGATTAGAGCTCAACTCATTATAAAAG ggggaAACACATTGAACAGAAAAACATCAGGACAGGAATTGTTGTTGCAAGCTTGTCGTCTTCTTAATTTTAAG gatACTGGGTATAAAGATCTtattgagaaagaaaaaacaatgtattgtgtATTAGAG CCAAAGAATCGGATGGCAATATCTGCTCCAAATAATCAAAGCTCA ACATCGAAGAACGTGTTAATACAAGGAGAAAACAATCTAAAGCAAGCTGAATATGCCAACATATATGAGACTCTAACTTGA
- the LOC140341328 gene encoding B-cell receptor CD22-like isoform X1, which yields MGSCVEIPCTVKTSATEPKNTMVVWHIVGAFFGKRIIYSSNPSEISANYRNRAALIGNPEDSCTLRIHNVGSKDMRAYYPADRKLPADRKVSEYVQLQVTDVPPRPVMSLPEEIIIGRPTPITCSVNHTCATSPPSLNWNLPGWPVKENNIDHGEGNWLAMSELTYQPFLEENGSTILCIATFPNGQISRIRAQLIIKGGNTLNRKTSGQELLLQACRLLNFKDTGYKDLIEKEKTMYCVLEVSQPKNRMAISAPNNQSSTSKNVLIQGENNLKQAEYANIYETLT from the exons ATGGGCTCTTGTGTGGAAATTCCCTGCACTGTCAAAACATCGGCTACAGAACCAAAGAATACCATGGTGGTCTGGCACATTGTGGGGGCTTTCTTTGGTAAAAGGATTATTTACAGCTCAAATCCCTCTGAAATATCGGCAAATTATAGAAATCGAGCGGCACTTATAGGCAATCCGGAAGACAGCTGCACTCTCAGAATTCATAATGTAGGAAGCAAAGATATGAGGGCATATTATCCAGCCGATAGGAAGTTACCAGCTGACAGAAAGGTTTCCGAGTATGTTCAGTTACAGGTTACag ATGTTCCACCTCGACCAGTGATGTCCTTACCTGAGGAGATAATTATAGGAAGGCCAACCCCGATCACGTGTTCCGTAAATCATACCTGTGCCACCAGTCCACCTTCTCTGAATTGGAACCTCCCAGGGTGGCCTGTGAAGGAGAATAACATAGACCATGGAGAAGGGAATTGGTTGGCAATGTCTGAACTAACTTATCAAccatttttagaagaaaatggGTCAACCATCCTGTGTATAGCAACATTCCCTAATGGGCAAATAAGTAGGATTAGAGCTCAACTCATTATAAAAG ggggaAACACATTGAACAGAAAAACATCAGGACAGGAATTGTTGTTGCAAGCTTGTCGTCTTCTTAATTTTAAG gatACTGGGTATAAAGATCTtattgagaaagaaaaaacaatgtattgtgtATTAGAGGTAAGTCAG CCAAAGAATCGGATGGCAATATCTGCTCCAAATAATCAAAGCTCA ACATCGAAGAACGTGTTAATACAAGGAGAAAACAATCTAAAGCAAGCTGAATATGCCAACATATATGAGACTCTAACTTGA